A section of the Parasteatoda tepidariorum isolate YZ-2023 chromosome 6, CAS_Ptep_4.0, whole genome shotgun sequence genome encodes:
- the LOC122269330 gene encoding zinc finger protein 271-like yields the protein MAKHNRTDTGEKPYSCSLCDKSFSLKGSLITHSHVHTGEKHSCSICNKSFSLKGSLKIHSRVHTGEKPYSCNICNKSFSERKTLNKHRHIHTGEKPYSCNICNKSFSQRVSLKNHSRVHTGEKPYSCSICNKSFSTRGILNQHCLVHTGEKLYSCSICNKSFSLKGSLKIHSRVHTGEKPYSCSICNKSFSERKNLNKHSLVHTGEKPYSCSICNKKFSRKRVLVAHSHVHTGEKPYSCSICSKGFSQNGNLARHSRIHTGEKPYSCSICKKQFSLKSYLTNHSHVHTDDKPYSCNICNKSYSLKDSLKKHSRVHTDEKPYSCNICNKSYSLKDSLKKHIHVHTDEKPYSCSICNKSFSLKGSLINHRLVHSGEKPYSCSICNKSFSLKGSLKVHSRVHTGEKPYSCSICNKSFSERKNLNKHCRIHTGEKPYSCSICNKSFSRKEILNQHCLVHTGGKRYSCSICYKSF from the coding sequence atggCTAAACACAATCGTACTGatactggtgaaaaaccttattcttgtagtttatGTGATAAGAGTTTTTCACTAAAAGGTAGTCTGATCACTCACAGTCATGTTCACACTGGTGAGAAacattcttgtagtatatgtaataaaagctTTTCACTAAAAGGTAGTCTGAAAATACACAgccgtgttcatactggtgagaagccttattcttgtaatatatgtaacaagagtttttcagaaagaaagaCTCTAAATAAACACCGTCatattcatactggtgagaagccttattcttgtaatatatgtaataaaagtttttcacaaagagttagtttgaaaaatcacagccgtgttcatactggtgagaagccttattcttgtagtatatgtaataaaagtttttcaacgAGAGGGATTCTGAACCAACACTGTCTTGTTCATACTGGGGAGAAACTTTATTCTTGTagcatatgtaataaaagtttttcactaAAGGGTAGTCTGAAAATacacagtcgtgttcatactggtgagaagccttattcttgtagtatatgtaacaagagtttttcagaaagaaagaatctgaataaacacagtcttgttcatactggtgagaagccttattcttgtagtatatgtaataaaaaattttcacgaaAAAGAGTTCTCGTTGCACACAGTcatgttcatactggtgagaagccttattcttgtagtatatgtagtAAGGGTTTTTCACAAAATGGTAATCTGGCAAGACATAGTCGtattcatactggtgaaaagccttattcttgtagtatatgtaaaaaacaattttcactaAAAAGTTATCTCACTAACCACAGTCATGTTCATACTGATGataagccttattcttgtaatatatgtaataaaagttattcactAAAAGATAGTCTGAAAAAGcacagtcgtgttcatactgatgagaagccttattcttgtaatatatgtaataagagttatTCACTAAAAGATAGTCTTAAAAAACACATTCATGTTCATACTgatgagaagccttattcttgtagtatatgtaataaaagtttttcacttaAAGGTAGTCTGATCAATCACAGACTTGTTCActctggtgagaaaccttattcttgtagtatatgtaataaaagctTTTCACTAAAAGGTAGTCTGAAAGTACACAgccgtgttcatactggtgagaagccttattcttgtagtatatgtaacaagagtttttcagaaagaaagaaTCTGAATAAACACTGTCgtattcatactggtgagaagccttattcttgtagtatatgtaataaaagtttttcaaggaAAGAGATTCTGAACCAACACTGTCTTGTTCATACTGGGGGAAAACGTTATTCCTGTAGCAtatgttataaaagtttttga